One region of Eupeodes corollae chromosome 1, idEupCoro1.1, whole genome shotgun sequence genomic DNA includes:
- the LOC129940242 gene encoding dolichol-phosphate mannosyltransferase subunit 3, with protein MTNLVRWLMYAGIFAVPYLCIVTGQIQTETTEKYLFHIQILPIILVILFGVYAATTVIYRTLTFNDCPEASKELHEEIEEARRDLIAKGFKFRD; from the exons ATGACTAATTTAGTACGTTGGCTAATGTATGCCGGTATATTTGCTGTGCCGTATTTATGCATTGTTACGGGACAAATCCAAACAGAAACAACTGAGAAATATTTATTCCACATACAAATTCTTCCAATTATTTTAGTGATATTATTTGGG GTATATGCAGCAACTACTGTCATTTATAGGACATTAACATTCAACGATTGTCCTGAGGCTTCCAAGGAACTACATGaagaaatcgaagaagctcgcagagatttaatagcaaaAGGATTTAAATTCCGAGACTAA